In Deinococcus maricopensis DSM 21211, the sequence CCCGCTCAGGCAGTGCGCGATGACGCCGCTCGGGAAGTGCAGCGTGAACGCCACGCGGTCCTCCACCTCCCGGAACCGCGGGTCGTTCGGCGGGGAACTGATGTGCGCCATGACGGCGCTCGGTTCCTCGCCGAGCACGAACCGGGAGAAGTTCAGCGGGTACAGGCCGATGTCCGGGAGGCTCCCGCCGCCCGCGAGGTTCCGGTCGAGGCGCCACTGCGCGGGGTCGCCCTGGTTCTGCACGAATTCGGCGGTGATGGCGCGCGGGTTGCCGAACGCGCGGGTGCGCGTGAGGCGCGCGACTTCCACGTGGCGCGGTTCGAACTGCGCGCGGTACGCGACCATCAGCTTCCGGTTGGCGGCGCGCGCCGCCTGAATCATCTGTTCGCATTCTTCCGGGCTGGTCGCCATGGGCTTTTCGGTCATGACGTGCTTGCCCGCCCGGGACGCGCGGACGCTGTACTCGGCGTGCAGGCCGTTCGGGAGGACGATGTACACGACGTCGATGTCGGGGTTGTCGCGGATGCTGTCGAAGTTGTCGTACGAGTAGATGTTTTTCGGGTCGACGCCGTGCTGGTCGGCGACGCGGCGGGCCTTCGCGGGGTCGCCGCTGACGAGCGCGGTCAGGCGGGAGTATTTCGCTTCGCGCAGGGCGGGCAGCACCTGCCCGAGCGCGAACTCGCCGAGGCCCACGACCGCCCAGCCGAGGCGCTTTCCGGGCGGTTCGGGCTGCCGCTGTTCCGGCGGCGTGCTGGGCTTCTCGGTCGGGGCGAGCTGCGCGGCGACGGCGTGCCCGGCGGCGCTCAGCATGAGCGCGCCGCCGGCGAGGCGCAGCAGCTGGCGGCGGTCTTCGTTGAATGCGGTGTCCTGGGGGTGCAGCGGCTGATGGTCCGTCATGCGGGCTCCTTCCCGGCGGGCGCGTGCAGCGCCGACCAGCAGGCCCACTGCACCACCCGGCGCGGGCGGGCACGTGAGGGCGGCGCTGCGCGCGTTCATGCAAGGTGAAGCTGCCGCGCGAAGCGTACGCGGCGCTACCGTTCAGGGCCGCTTCAGTCGGCGGCGGTGCGGGAGGTGAGGCGTTCCAGCGCGGCGACGACCTGCGGGTCGAAGTGCTGGCCGGCCTGCGCGCGGATTTCCGCGAGGGCCGCTTCGAACGACCACGCGCGCTTGTACGGGCGTTCACTTGTGAGGGCGTCCAGGACGTCCGCGACGGCCACGATGCGGCCCTCGATGGGGATCGCCTCGCCCGCCAGGCCGTGCGGGTACCCGCTGCCGTCCCAGCGTTCGTGGTGCGTGCGGGCGATCACTTCCGCCATGCGCACCGCCGGGCTGTGCCCGCCCGCGAGGATGTTGGCGCCGATGGTAGCGTGCGATTTGACGATCTCGAATTCCTCGGGCGTGAGTCGGCCGGGTTTCAGGAGGATGCCGTCGGACACGCCGATCTTGCCGACGTCGTGCAGGGGCGCGGTCTGCTCAATCAGGCGCACGGCGGCTTCACTCAGGCCGAGTTCGCGGGCGAGGCCGGCGGCGGTCAGAGCGACGCGGCCCATGTGCTCGCCGGTGTCGTCGTCGCGGTACTCCGCGGCGCGCGCGAGGCGGTGCAGGATCTCCAGTTGCGCCGCTTCGACGCGTTCGGTGAGTTGCGCGTTGTGCGCGC encodes:
- a CDS encoding Gfo/Idh/MocA family protein; this encodes MTDHQPLHPQDTAFNEDRRQLLRLAGGALMLSAAGHAVAAQLAPTEKPSTPPEQRQPEPPGKRLGWAVVGLGEFALGQVLPALREAKYSRLTALVSGDPAKARRVADQHGVDPKNIYSYDNFDSIRDNPDIDVVYIVLPNGLHAEYSVRASRAGKHVMTEKPMATSPEECEQMIQAARAANRKLMVAYRAQFEPRHVEVARLTRTRAFGNPRAITAEFVQNQGDPAQWRLDRNLAGGGSLPDIGLYPLNFSRFVLGEEPSAVMAHISSPPNDPRFREVEDRVAFTLHFPSGVIAHCLSGYSAHRSSRFRIMSERGWASLDPAFAYERNRLTVGRRVGQQEGIEERQVEDKSQFVLEIDHLSQAILENKPVKTPGEEGLRDHVLMRAIYRSAEEGRRITLS